One Kwoniella pini CBS 10737 chromosome 11, complete sequence DNA segment encodes these proteins:
- a CDS encoding AmmeMemoRadiSam system protein B: MSSGIREASHAGSWYSSSESQLSKELNTNLSKVKSIPELNYNPPISNCKAIIAPHAGYSYSGPTAAWAYASIPIDKIKRIFLLGPSHHIYLDGLALSTCEAYETPLGDIQLDLETITELESTGLFSQMRKSIDEDEHSLEMHLPYIRHIFKGRNDLTLVPILVGHPSTSKLTQLSEILSKFWKDDETFFIISSDFCHWGTRFSCTPYYPNAPSPPNPVPPVPQELSSASNDPPTLIKKYSSSDKGGIPIWKSIQYMDHEGIDLLRNPANEGIIEKWETYLTRTKNTICGRNPITVLIYLIQHIYLNKTENEKPIFNFIRYEQSSKCLNGKDSSVSYVSGILRIP; encoded by the exons ATGTCTAGTGG TATAAGAGAAGCTTCTCACGCTGGGAGCTGGTATAGCTCATCAG AATCTCAATTAagtaaagaattaaatacgaatttatctaaagttaaatcaatacctgaattaaattataatccaccaatttcaaattgtaAAGCTATTATAGCACCTCATGCTGGATATAGTTATAGTGGACCTACAGCAGCTTGGGCATATGCTAGTATACCTATTGATAAAAT TAAAAGAATTTTCCTCTTAGGACCTTCTCATCATATTTATCTTGATGGTTTAGCTTTATCAACTTGTGAAGCTTATGAAACTCCATTAGGTGATATTCAATTGGATTTAGAAA CAATTACTGAACTTGAATCTACTGGATTATTCTCACAAatgagaaaatcaattgatgaagatgaacataGTTTAGAAATGCATTTACCATATATTAGGCACATTTTTAAAGG TCGAAATGATCTTACTTTAGTACCTATTTTAGTTGGACATCCTTCTACATCGAAATTAACTCAACTTAGCGAAATACTTTCGAAATTTtggaaagatgatgaaacgtttttcatcatatcatcaGATTTCTGTCATTG GGGAACGAGATTTTCATGTACACCTTATTATCCAAATGCTCCTTCACCACCTAATCCAGTTCCACCTGTTCCTCAAGAACTATCATCCGCATCAAATGATCCTCCAACTTTGATTAAGAAATATAGTAGTTCAGATAAAGGAGGTATACCAATTTGGAAATCTATACAATATATGGATCATGAAggtattgatttattacGAAATCCCGCTAATGAAGGAATTATAGAGAAATGGGAAACTTATTTAACAAGAACAAAG AATACTATTTGTGGTAGAAATCCAATTACagttttaatttatttaattcaacatatttatttgaataaaacagaaaatgaaaaacctatttttaattttataaGGTATGAACAAAGTAGTAAATGTTTAAATGGTAAAGATAGTAGTGTAAGTTATGTAAGTGGTATTCTTAGAATTCCTTAA